ACTCGTCTGGCACATGAACCGTCAGCGGTTGGAATTCGAGGCCCTGCGCGATACTCTCCTGGCAGTCGCTGGAAAACTGGATCTGACTCCCGGCGGCCATTCGGTGGATATCACCAGCACACCATTCACCACACGTCGCACGGTTTATGGCTACATCGACCGCCAAAATCTCCCTAATATTTTCCGCACCTTCGATCTCGCCAGTCCCGACACGACCAATCCGCGCCGCTTCTTTACCACCGTGCCCCAACAGGCCTTGTTTCTCATGAACAGCCCCTTCGTCGTGGAACAAGCCAAAACCTTCGCCAACCGTGCTGAGTTCAAGAACGCCAAAACCGACGAACAGCGTCTTCGACTCCTTTATCAAACTGCTTTTCAACGCGACCCAACCCGCGATGAAGTCAAACTTGCTGAAGAGTTCATGCACTCTCAGCTCAAGACCGCCACTCCGCAAAATACTGCTACAAATTGGCTCTTTGGTTTTGGTTCCTATGACCTCGCCACCAAACATACCGGGGAATTTACCAAGCTCCCTTATTTCGATGGCCGTGCCTTTCAAGGCGGACCAGTTCTGCCTGACCCCAGCCTGGGTTGGGTGGTCTTGAGTGGCACCGGCGGGCATCCCGGCAACGACCTCAATCATGACGCCATTCGCCGTTGGATTGCCCCTCGCGCTGGCAAGATCAACATCTCCGGCACCCTTGGCCATCCGGCGTCGGAGGGCAATGGTGTTCGTGGCCGGATCGTTTCCAGCCGTCTCGGCACTCTCGGCGAATATACCGTCCATCACGACAAGAAGGAAACTGCTCTGGAACACATCGAGGTCAAACCCGGCGATATCATCGACTTCATCACCGATAACAATGGCGATGTGGACAGCGACTCATTCTCCTGGGCCCCCAACATCCGCTATGCCGCCGATGCCAGTTCCATGCCGGGACAGAAAATGGAATGGAGCGCACTGAATGATTTCGCGGAGGCCGCTCGCGCAACCCATCCCGAATTGGACGTCTGGCAGCGTTATGCCCAGGTGCTCCTCCTCACCAACGAATTGGTATTTGTCGATTAAAATAAGGTTAGCTTGCATCCGGCCTGACTTTCATTTATCTCTTTTTCAGGATTGAAAAAACCGGATCGCCCAGAAATACCACGTAAAACGATTTATCGTTTGTCCATCTATCTTCGCTGTCTTGCCAGGCTGAAGGACAACGCCATTCGCACCGTTTCCAGCGAAGCCTTGGCCAAGGTCGCCGGCGTCAAATCCACCCAGCTTCGCAAGGACCTGACTTATTTCGGCCAGTTTGGCACGCGCGGCCTCGGCTACGATGTCGAGCAGCTTTCTGCCATGATCACCAATGAACTGGGCACGAAAAGTCTCCAACCAGTCGTCCTGGTCGGGGTTGGTAATTTGGGTTTGGCCTTGCTCTCCTATCGTGGATTTGAAAAGGAAGGTTTCGAGATCGTCGCCGCTTTCGACCTGGACCCTAAACGCCGACGCGATAAAAAAATTACCCAGCCCATTCTCGGGATGGATCAACTTGCCGACGTCATCCGGGAAAAAAATGTCAAGATGGCCATCCTGACAGTCGCCGTCGCAGCCGCCCAGGAAGTCACGAATACCCTGGTCACCTGCGGCATAACCGGCATCCTCAATTTTGCTCCCCTCGTTCTCCACGTCCCCGAAGAGGTCATGGTAAACAACGTAAACCTGGCCATCGAATTGGAGAACCTCAGTTATTTCATCCAAGGCGGCTGATGATCTAGGGCTGACGCATCTACTGTAAAATTCTCATTAACACCGCGGCTTCAGCCCGGTGGCCAGACACTGCGACAGCGGCCCAGCCGTTTCAACGGCTTCCACAACGCACCAGAAAGCCGTTGAAACGTATGCACGTTCGCCTGAATCATCCTTACCACTTATCCGGTCACCGAATGGGCATGCTTGCGAATCGTGATCTTCTGCAACAACTGATACAATTCCCTGGCGGTCGCCGCCGCTTTGAACTGCTCAAGCAACGCCGCCTCCTTCCCAAGCTTTGATGCGCCGGAAAGCAGTTTGAGGTATCCCAATGCTTCGGTTGCAGGGATCGCATTCAGGAAAACAAATTGCACCTTCAACGACCCCGGCCGGCCCCACTCCATAGGTTCGCTGGCACGCCCAAGGGCAAACTGCATCTTCGGACAATCCTTGGAGCGCACATGTGGAAAAGCGGTGAGGAAGTTCATCGCAGTGCTCATTTGTTCTTCCCGTCCCAGCGCCGCCTGGTTCAGTCTCTGCGCATTCCACACCGGATCATGCTTCTGGAACGCATTGCTTAATTCCAAAATCACACCCGCCATATCGCGGGCCTTCAAATCCGGCACAATAAGCCCCTCGCTGGTAAAATCTGCCAGCGTGGGACCAGTGACTTTATCTAAAAAACTGTGCCTCACTCTTTTCCGGATTCCTTTGACTCAAGAGGCCGTTGCTCCGCCGCCACTGCCGGAGAAGACAGGAGGGTCGCCTGACGACGAAAAGGATATTTGAACTGCGCCAAGTAGCCTTTGGGCACCGGATGGCCCTGAATGCCATAGCCGTTGGGCCATTTGCTTTTCGGAAGGAAATACGTCCCGAATAGACGGTCAATCAACGGAAAGTGGATGGAGAAATTTACGTCAATTGCCTCTTTCTCGATTCCATGATGCCAATGATGGAATCGTGGGGTAACAAGAATCCTTTCAATCAAGGAAAGACGCCAGTTTAAATTGGCATGCACGAACGTCGAATAGAGATAAACCAGGAAGATGTAACTGTGCATTACCAGATCGCTGAAGCCCAACACATACATCGGAATGACCGTCATGCTTCGCAGTGCAAAAATTTCAAGGAAATGCATGCGTGCCCCTGCCATCCAATCCATGCTTTGGGCCGAGTGATGCACCGCGTGAAACTTCCAGAGCCACGGAATTCGGTGAAACGCCCGGTGCACCCAATATTGCACCAGATCTGTAAGAAACATGATCGCCAAAAACTGCACGAAAAACGGGAGCGCACCAATCCACGCTCTGACGCCGGTCAATGGGGCAATGGCCAGGATGGACTTTGCCGGCGCAAAAGTCAGAAACGTCAGGACCTGCACCATCAGGCTGCTAACCAGATAGTAAAACAAGTCTTCTCGCCATTCTTCACGAAAGATGGCCTGGTCAGCCTTCTGTGGAAAGATGCTCTCGATCGGGATAAAGAGAACGCCCGTAAAAAGAACATTCAAAACGAACCAATCCAGCCCCAGAA
Above is a genomic segment from Pedosphaera parvula Ellin514 containing:
- a CDS encoding redox-sensing transcriptional repressor Rex, producing MKKPDRPEIPRKTIYRLSIYLRCLARLKDNAIRTVSSEALAKVAGVKSTQLRKDLTYFGQFGTRGLGYDVEQLSAMITNELGTKSLQPVVLVGVGNLGLALLSYRGFEKEGFEIVAAFDLDPKRRRDKKITQPILGMDQLADVIREKNVKMAILTVAVAAAQEVTNTLVTCGITGILNFAPLVLHVPEEVMVNNVNLAIELENLSYFIQGG
- a CDS encoding PTS sugar transporter subunit IIA produces the protein MRHSFLDKVTGPTLADFTSEGLIVPDLKARDMAGVILELSNAFQKHDPVWNAQRLNQAALGREEQMSTAMNFLTAFPHVRSKDCPKMQFALGRASEPMEWGRPGSLKVQFVFLNAIPATEALGYLKLLSGASKLGKEAALLEQFKAAATARELYQLLQKITIRKHAHSVTG
- a CDS encoding sterol desaturase family protein; the protein is MSKIHEARLKLRGELEAPPALRRFGTGWASGALGLVFGIAGLLLVISFRAPGLFTMPEVRGLEGNAWFRLGLHVLLIGAFALSTLSLALRPGKILGTSGITATLLAALLGGSRATALVPGVMPMFLGLDWFVLNVLFTGVLFIPIESIFPQKADQAIFREEWREDLFYYLVSSLMVQVLTFLTFAPAKSILAIAPLTGVRAWIGALPFFVQFLAIMFLTDLVQYWVHRAFHRIPWLWKFHAVHHSAQSMDWMAGARMHFLEIFALRSMTVIPMYVLGFSDLVMHSYIFLVYLYSTFVHANLNWRLSLIERILVTPRFHHWHHGIEKEAIDVNFSIHFPLIDRLFGTYFLPKSKWPNGYGIQGHPVPKGYLAQFKYPFRRQATLLSSPAVAAEQRPLESKESGKE